One genomic segment of Phycisphaerae bacterium includes these proteins:
- a CDS encoding DUF2092 domain-containing protein has protein sequence MRGPYGGRYVTTLPAGAIHYPWHGNDYWHSGWAWFTAGWVAGAVCYSWAYPPVGYYYPALPPQYETVVINNTTYYESEGVYYQDGEQDGKKGYVVAESPAPPGESAAAKGPNPFEILKGACDYLAGLDKFSMVANTTRDEIRVSGDKVQVSERRAICVSRPDKVAVEVTGDNGARRMVYDGKTVSMLDRSKSLYTVVEVPNTIDAALDTLAVKYEVVFPLEDLMYKDLYDRVLTRITAGDYLGTATVNGRKCHHLVFVAGDSSWEFWIEAEGKPVLRKITIDYGQNETRSRYTADIAGWSGSPSFNEGTFAFKLPGNVKRFEMSPLNRGE, from the coding sequence GTGCGAGGCCCGTACGGCGGCCGCTATGTCACCACCCTGCCTGCCGGTGCCATTCACTACCCGTGGCACGGAAACGACTACTGGCACTCGGGCTGGGCCTGGTTCACCGCCGGATGGGTCGCCGGAGCCGTGTGCTACAGCTGGGCGTATCCGCCGGTCGGGTACTACTACCCCGCCCTCCCTCCACAATACGAGACGGTTGTCATTAACAACACAACCTACTACGAGTCGGAAGGTGTGTACTACCAGGATGGTGAGCAGGACGGCAAAAAGGGCTACGTCGTTGCCGAATCCCCGGCGCCACCGGGAGAATCGGCCGCGGCCAAGGGCCCCAATCCTTTCGAGATCCTCAAGGGTGCGTGCGATTACCTCGCCGGCCTCGACAAGTTCAGCATGGTCGCCAATACGACCCGCGATGAGATCCGCGTGTCCGGCGACAAGGTCCAGGTCTCAGAGCGGCGGGCCATCTGCGTGAGCCGGCCGGATAAAGTAGCGGTCGAAGTCACCGGCGACAACGGCGCCAGACGAATGGTCTACGACGGCAAGACGGTCTCAATGCTCGATCGCTCGAAGAGCCTCTACACCGTCGTCGAGGTTCCCAATACGATCGACGCCGCACTCGACACCCTCGCCGTGAAGTACGAAGTCGTCTTTCCTCTCGAGGATCTGATGTACAAAGACCTGTACGACAGGGTATTGACCCGCATCACAGCGGGTGATTACCTCGGAACGGCTACCGTGAACGGCCGCAAGTGCCATCACCTGGTGTTCGTGGCCGGCGACTCGAGCTGGGAGTTCTGGATCGAGGCTGAAGGCAAACCGGTTCTTCGTAAGATCACCATCGACTACGGGCAAAATGAGACCCGATCGCGATACACGGCGGATATCGCTGGTTGGAGCGGCTCACCCTCGTTCAATGAGGGGACATTCGCGTTCAAGCTGCCTGGCAACGTCAAACGCTTCGAGATGTCGCCCCTGAACAGAGGAGAGTAG
- a CDS encoding DUF2092 domain-containing protein: MTLLRRYLSYGAMLGIAAAAMSVGCASQEARIREIDPQADPIFKRMCATMDAAKTFRVRVQATIDRPVGTGQLAQFHRSSMVTVARPDRLRAETESDDGKWSVWYRGRTLVILDKDANAYATEKVPGRIGEMLDYMVDHYDLVIPLADLLAGKTYDSLLANVDSGAYLGLHAVGETECHHLLFRQENIDWQIWIDAGKVAVPRKLLITYTQEPDQPQYIATMDDWDLAPAVSEQTFTFAPSAGAKSVPMSELVTDEEGAQP, encoded by the coding sequence ATGACCCTGTTACGAAGATACCTCTCCTACGGAGCGATGCTTGGCATCGCCGCTGCAGCCATGTCGGTAGGCTGCGCATCTCAGGAAGCCCGAATACGCGAGATCGATCCCCAGGCCGATCCGATCTTCAAGCGGATGTGCGCGACCATGGACGCCGCGAAGACGTTTCGGGTCCGTGTACAGGCGACGATCGACAGACCCGTGGGCACCGGGCAACTCGCCCAGTTCCACCGCTCCAGCATGGTCACCGTGGCCCGGCCCGACCGGCTGAGGGCAGAAACCGAATCCGACGATGGCAAGTGGTCTGTCTGGTATCGCGGCCGCACGCTGGTGATACTCGACAAGGACGCCAACGCCTATGCGACTGAGAAGGTGCCGGGCCGCATCGGCGAGATGCTCGACTACATGGTCGACCATTACGATCTGGTGATACCGCTGGCCGACCTGCTGGCCGGCAAGACCTACGATTCGCTGTTGGCCAACGTCGACTCCGGCGCCTATCTGGGTCTTCATGCGGTCGGCGAGACAGAGTGTCATCATCTCCTGTTCCGCCAGGAGAATATCGACTGGCAGATCTGGATCGACGCGGGCAAAGTGGCGGTTCCGCGAAAGCTGTTGATCACGTATACCCAGGAGCCGGACCAGCCACAGTACATCGCCACGATGGATGATTGGGACCTCGCACCGGCCGTTTCGGAACAGACATTTACCTTTGCCCCGTCGGCGGGGGCAAAGAGCGTTCCGATGTCTGAGCTGGTGACCGATGAAGAAGGAGCACAGCCATGA
- a CDS encoding serine hydrolase encodes MRHLLTIATLTMTCLCSCATGPASQPIERYVLNYDSPTDPPLQAQVEHIDANLRRRHGMTTEQTAVGVLDLKAPRLAMIHPDRIEYAASIPKIGILLAYFQLHAEAATSLDPVTRHELGLMVKASSNEMAAKYSRQLGLKAIQGVLNDQGFYDKARGGGIWVGKHYGKGEERYPDLVGDHSHAATVRQLLRYFLLLEKGKLISPEASRTMREIFASPDIPHDDIKFVRGLADRHVQIIRKWGSWEDWNHDAAVVTGPDRHYILVALTRHPRGNDYLVELAKAIDDLMQRR; translated from the coding sequence GTGCGGCATCTGCTGACCATCGCCACACTCACCATGACCTGCCTTTGCTCCTGTGCGACCGGACCGGCGAGCCAGCCAATCGAGCGGTATGTGCTCAACTACGACTCGCCGACGGATCCACCGCTACAGGCTCAGGTCGAGCACATCGATGCCAATCTGCGCCGGCGACATGGCATGACCACTGAGCAGACCGCCGTCGGCGTGCTCGACCTCAAGGCTCCTCGGCTGGCGATGATTCACCCGGATCGGATCGAATACGCCGCCAGCATACCGAAGATCGGGATCCTGCTCGCGTACTTCCAGTTGCACGCCGAGGCAGCGACCAGCCTCGACCCAGTGACACGGCATGAACTGGGCCTCATGGTCAAGGCCAGCAGCAACGAGATGGCCGCCAAGTACTCGCGGCAGCTCGGTCTCAAGGCGATCCAGGGCGTGCTTAACGACCAAGGGTTCTACGACAAGGCTCGCGGCGGCGGCATCTGGGTGGGCAAGCACTACGGCAAGGGTGAAGAGCGGTATCCCGACCTCGTCGGCGATCATTCCCACGCTGCCACCGTTCGCCAACTGCTCCGGTACTTTCTGCTCCTCGAAAAGGGGAAGCTTATCTCGCCCGAGGCATCACGAACCATGCGCGAGATATTCGCTTCCCCTGATATTCCGCACGATGATATCAAGTTCGTCAGGGGCCTCGCCGATCGCCACGTGCAGATCATCCGCAAATGGGGCTCGTGGGAGGACTGGAACCACGACGCCGCGGTGGTCACCGGCCCGGACCGCCACTACATCCTGGTCGCTCTCACTCGGCACCCTCGAGGCAACGATTACCTGGTCGAATTGGCGAAAGCCATCGACGACCTGATGCAACGGCGGTAA
- a CDS encoding right-handed parallel beta-helix repeat-containing protein → MAADHPEDWQPAGEHLWDTKPLRFEPVGNQTDLPQQRWSLHHEGGASCDLARDKQDADGKTTLRLTCRKPGTRSNHLQLFISGLAVQEGEYYLVSFQAQATKPFTPASVALMKQDSPWTSYASPETDPPTIGTTWAEYTIRFRVTTTAADARITVFLGGALPADSTLLVKPGRLTQARCNQSMPLSVDVGNIIFDHGKTTGVKKWKLDDLRRDGDYLYDARSWQVKLRSDANPATRYRSIELALRRHIVDQSGRGHVSYENLDLRYGAAHGFGGGGVHHITIRGCEISYIGGGHQLTRPDGSPVRFGNGIEFWADARGCLVEDCRIWEIYDAALTNQGSGKNVQENITYRRNVIWNSEYSFEYWNREAASRTNNIVFEHNTCVDAGFGWGHGQRPDPNGRHLMFYDNTAATTKVMIRHNIFCNATDSLMRLHGRDWTAELAMDFNCWIQARGPWVLWDKQNVGAEGFSAFMRSHGLDGHSVLADPKFVDAAKRDYHLTPDSPARGLAGQGKAAGALP, encoded by the coding sequence GTGGCCGCCGATCACCCTGAGGACTGGCAGCCGGCCGGCGAGCATCTCTGGGACACGAAACCTCTGCGATTCGAGCCGGTCGGCAATCAAACCGATTTACCGCAGCAACGCTGGTCGCTGCATCACGAGGGCGGCGCATCGTGTGATCTCGCCCGCGACAAGCAGGACGCGGATGGTAAGACAACGCTCCGGCTGACCTGCCGAAAGCCCGGGACGCGATCCAATCACCTGCAGCTGTTCATCTCCGGGCTTGCCGTGCAGGAAGGCGAGTACTACCTCGTCTCCTTCCAGGCCCAGGCCACCAAGCCATTCACGCCGGCTTCGGTCGCCCTGATGAAACAGGACTCACCGTGGACATCCTACGCCTCGCCGGAGACGGACCCGCCGACCATCGGCACAACCTGGGCCGAGTACACAATCCGGTTCCGTGTGACAACCACGGCCGCCGATGCCCGAATCACCGTGTTTCTCGGCGGCGCTCTGCCCGCGGATTCCACGCTGCTGGTGAAGCCGGGGCGACTCACGCAGGCACGGTGCAATCAGTCGATGCCTCTTTCAGTGGACGTGGGCAACATCATCTTCGATCACGGCAAGACCACCGGCGTGAAGAAATGGAAGCTCGACGATCTCCGCCGCGACGGGGACTACCTGTACGACGCCCGCTCCTGGCAAGTGAAACTCCGCTCCGATGCCAATCCAGCGACACGCTACCGGAGTATCGAACTGGCTCTGCGACGGCACATCGTCGATCAGAGCGGGCGAGGCCATGTGAGCTACGAGAACCTCGACCTGCGCTATGGCGCCGCCCACGGCTTCGGCGGCGGAGGCGTCCATCACATCACCATCCGCGGCTGCGAAATCTCCTACATCGGCGGCGGCCATCAGCTCACGCGACCCGATGGTTCGCCCGTCCGCTTCGGCAACGGCATCGAATTCTGGGCCGACGCGCGCGGCTGCCTCGTGGAGGACTGCCGCATCTGGGAAATCTACGATGCCGCGTTGACCAACCAGGGCAGCGGCAAGAACGTGCAGGAGAACATCACCTATCGCCGCAACGTGATCTGGAACAGCGAGTACTCCTTCGAGTATTGGAACCGCGAGGCCGCCAGCCGAACGAACAACATCGTGTTCGAACACAACACCTGTGTGGATGCCGGATTCGGCTGGGGCCACGGCCAGCGGCCGGACCCCAACGGGCGGCATCTCATGTTCTACGATAACACCGCAGCCACGACCAAGGTGATGATCCGCCACAACATCTTCTGCAACGCGACCGACAGCCTCATGCGCTTGCACGGGCGGGACTGGACCGCCGAACTCGCGATGGACTTCAACTGCTGGATTCAGGCTCGCGGCCCGTGGGTGTTGTGGGACAAGCAGAATGTGGGTGCCGAAGGCTTCTCCGCTTTCATGCGCTCACATGGCCTCGATGGTCACTCTGTCCTGGCCGATCCGAAGTTCGTCGATGCGGCAAAACGTGACTACCACCTGACCCCGGACAGCCCGGCTCGCGGCCTGGCCGGTCAGGGCAAAGCCGCAGGTGCCTTGCCTTAA
- a CDS encoding glycoside hydrolase family 16 protein has translation MKRLLAIPSLLLLQLTACSQLTNVKDTLPAAPEGKTWRLVWHDEFDGTELDATKWGIPEYKRRDGYWSRKAISLDGKGHLVMSVLKEDDKYLDGCVRTRDKFEHCFGYYVARIQLHRQAGHWPAFWIMGDGVGKVGDEGRDGTEIDIMEKPRMDERVNCALHWDGYGKEHKSASTVVNIPAVMDGWHTFALWWKSDEYVFYVDGKETWRTSAGGVSQVPEFIKLSDEIGKWAGDIKEATLPDAFLVDYVRVYDLAEKPH, from the coding sequence ATGAAACGGTTGCTCGCAATCCCATCTTTGCTCCTGCTCCAGTTGACCGCGTGTTCCCAGCTCACCAACGTGAAAGACACCCTGCCGGCCGCCCCCGAAGGTAAGACCTGGAGGCTGGTCTGGCACGACGAGTTCGATGGGACGGAGCTCGATGCAACCAAGTGGGGCATTCCTGAATACAAGCGACGTGACGGCTACTGGTCGCGGAAAGCCATCTCCCTCGACGGCAAGGGGCACTTGGTCATGAGCGTCCTGAAGGAAGACGACAAGTACCTGGATGGCTGCGTGCGGACCAGAGACAAGTTCGAGCATTGTTTCGGTTATTACGTGGCTCGTATCCAGTTGCACAGGCAAGCGGGCCACTGGCCGGCGTTCTGGATCATGGGCGATGGCGTGGGCAAGGTCGGCGACGAGGGCCGTGACGGCACGGAAATCGACATCATGGAGAAGCCGCGGATGGACGAGAGAGTCAACTGCGCCCTTCATTGGGACGGATACGGCAAGGAACACAAGTCCGCAAGCACGGTGGTCAACATCCCCGCGGTGATGGACGGCTGGCATACCTTTGCCCTGTGGTGGAAGTCCGACGAATACGTGTTCTACGTCGACGGCAAGGAAACGTGGCGAACCAGCGCCGGTGGCGTATCCCAGGTGCCTGAGTTCATCAAACTCAGCGATGAAATCGGAAAGTGGGCCGGAGACATCAAGGAGGCCACGCTGCCCGATGCGTTCCTGGTTGACTACGTTCGCGTGTACGATCTGGCGGAGAAACCACACTAG
- a CDS encoding Gfo/Idh/MocA family oxidoreductase: MRDFSTRRSFLQAMGAGAAALGLQQSARSEKEPIPGFEKTPADADSSKSWKPFSDRKIRVGIVGYGVCQFGAAFSFQDHPNVKVTAVSDLFPDRCANLAKVCRCEKTYPSLEELVKDDTIEAVFVATDAPSHAKHCIEVLNHGKHVCTAVPVFRGDIDDAERLLECVNKNRGLVYAMFETSVFHNDLYAMQKLYAADVFGHIVYSEGEYCHPHSLGAPAIGSYKDWRKNGAPMWYPTHATAYYVGVTHGSLLEVSCQGTAPFDKSKRTPNGVGNIFNSEVGLFRTREGGLCRIIVCGSQGEYLEAGRLRGEYGGYDWHNGRSDGFVGDAEGQRRFKKAIEQGVQTKKPALPPGIEPGGHGGSHGYLCDDFIDAILRGRKPAVDVIDALNMTVPGYYAHLSATKDGETLKIPQYSL; this comes from the coding sequence ATGCGTGACTTTTCGACACGACGTTCGTTCCTGCAGGCGATGGGTGCGGGCGCGGCCGCTCTGGGGCTTCAGCAATCGGCCCGCTCCGAGAAGGAGCCGATCCCGGGCTTTGAGAAAACGCCTGCCGACGCGGACTCGTCCAAAAGCTGGAAACCCTTCTCCGACCGCAAGATTCGTGTAGGCATCGTAGGATACGGCGTGTGCCAGTTCGGGGCCGCCTTCAGTTTCCAGGATCACCCCAACGTCAAGGTGACGGCCGTCAGTGACCTCTTCCCCGACCGCTGTGCCAACTTGGCCAAGGTCTGCCGGTGCGAGAAGACCTACCCGTCGCTCGAGGAACTGGTCAAGGACGACACGATTGAGGCCGTCTTCGTGGCTACGGACGCCCCATCGCACGCCAAGCATTGCATCGAGGTTCTCAACCACGGCAAGCATGTCTGTACGGCCGTTCCCGTCTTCCGGGGCGATATCGACGACGCCGAGCGATTGCTGGAATGTGTCAACAAGAACCGGGGCCTGGTCTATGCCATGTTCGAGACCTCCGTCTTCCACAACGACTTGTACGCCATGCAGAAGTTGTACGCGGCCGACGTCTTCGGGCATATCGTTTACTCGGAAGGGGAATACTGCCATCCACATTCCCTGGGAGCCCCCGCGATCGGATCCTACAAGGACTGGCGCAAGAACGGCGCGCCGATGTGGTATCCGACCCACGCGACCGCCTACTATGTCGGCGTGACTCACGGCAGCTTGCTGGAAGTGAGTTGCCAGGGAACAGCCCCGTTCGATAAGAGCAAACGCACGCCCAACGGCGTCGGCAATATTTTCAATTCGGAAGTCGGACTGTTCCGGACGCGCGAGGGAGGACTGTGCCGTATCATTGTCTGCGGCTCCCAGGGCGAGTATCTGGAAGCCGGAAGGCTTCGGGGGGAATATGGCGGCTACGACTGGCACAACGGGCGGTCGGACGGCTTCGTGGGTGACGCCGAAGGCCAACGGCGATTCAAGAAAGCGATCGAACAAGGCGTGCAGACGAAGAAACCCGCCTTGCCGCCCGGTATCGAGCCGGGCGGGCACGGCGGTTCGCACGGGTATTTGTGTGACGACTTCATTGACGCCATCCTCCGGGGCCGGAAACCGGCGGTCGATGTGATCGACGCATTGAACATGACCGTCCCCGGCTACTATGCCCATCTGTCGGCCACGAAGGACGGCGAGACCTTGAAGATCCCGCAGTATTCGCTGTAG